CCACCCGCAGGTGGGGCCGTCCGTCGACGACGTCATAAACCGGCCGGTTCCACCGATACACCGTCCCGTTGTGCAGGCGCAGCTCGGCCAGCTGCGGTGTGCGGCCCTGCGCCAGCTCGGCGACCGGATCCTCCTCGGAGACCTCCGGCAGCAGCGACGGGAAGTAGCGCACGTTCTCCTCGAAGAGGTCGAAGATCGAGGTGATCCACCGCTCGCCGAACCACACTCGCGGGCGCACCCCCTGGTTCTTCAGCTCGTCGGGTCGGGTGTCGGTGGATTGGGCGAACACCTCGACCCGGGTCTCCGCCCACAGCCGGTGGCCGAAGAAGTACGGCGAATTGGCACCCAGCGCCAGCTGCGGACCGGCCAGCACCTGGGCGGCGTTCCAATGGTCGGCGAACTGAGCCGGCGACACCTGAAGGTGCAACTGCATACTGGTGCACGCCGATTCCGGAGCGATGGTGGGCGCACGCAGGGTCAGGGGTTCGGGGCCGTCGATGTCGATGGCGAGATCTTCACCGCGCGCGGCGAAGATCGAATCGTTGAGCGCCGCATAGCGGGCCGAGTCGCTCATCCAATCACCGGTCAGGTGTTCGGGCATCAGCGTGGGCAGAATGCCGATCGTCACGATGCGTGCACCGTCGGCGTGGGCTTTGGCCTCCGCGGCATTGAGGCTGGCGCGCACCTCGGCCTCCAGCTCCAGGCCCAGCCGCCCGGGCAGTGGTCGGGGCGGGACGTTGAGTTCGATGTTGTAGGCACCCAGTTCGCGCTGATAGGCCGGATCGTCGATCGCGGCCAGCACGTCGGAATTCGCCATCACCGGCCGGTAGTCACCACCGACCAGGTTGGCCTCGATCTCCATGCCGGTCAGCGGCTGGTCGCAGTCGAAGCTGGACTGCGCCAGCATCGTCTCGAAGACGTCGAGGCACTGCTGGATCTTGCGCCGGTAGAGCTGACGTTGGGTGCGACTGTAGTCGGAGCTCTTGACCTCGTCCCCCATGCCCACGATGCAACCTGCTCGGCGCGGGCGCCGCAACCCGTGGCGGCCCGCCCGCACCCGCGACGGTCGGCTCACAACCCGTCCATCAGACGCGAAAGCCCCCATTTCGGCCTCGAAATGGGGGCTTTCGCGACTGCTCGCGCAGAAGGGACTAGCGGTAGTCGCTGTAACCGTAGTCGTCCAGCGGCACCGCGGCACCGGTGGCGGCGCCGAAGTCCGGGCTGTAGTACTGATCCTCGTAGGACGGGATCGTGTACGCAGCGGCCCGGGCCTCCTCGGTCGGCTGCACCGCGATGTTGCGGTACCGGTTGATGCCGGTGCCGGCCGGGATCAGCTTGCCGATGATCACGTTCTCCTTGAGGCCCTGCAGCTTGTCGCTGCGGCAGTTGATCGCCGCATCGGTCAGCACGCGGGTGGTCTCCTGGAACGACGCCGCGCTCAGCCACGAGTCGGTGGCCAGCGACGCCTTGGTGATACCCATCAGCACCGGACGCCCGGCCGCGGGCTCGCCGCCCTCGGCCACCACCCGACGGTTCTCCGTCTCGAACTCGGCCCGCTCGGTCAGCGAACCGGGCAGGAACTCCGTGGCGCCCGAGTCGATGATGGTCACCCGGCGCAGCATCTGCCGGACGATCACCTCGATGTGCTTGTCGTGGATCGACACACCCTGGGCCCGGTAGACCTGCTGGACCTCCTTGACGAGGTGGATCTGCACCTCGCGGGGGCCCTGCACGCGCAGCACCTCGTGCGGGTCGGCCGAACCCTCCATGAGCTGCTGGCCGACCTCGACGTGGTCACCGTCGGCCAGCAACCGCTCGGAGCCGTCCTCGTGCTTGAACACCCGCAGCCGCTGACGCTTGGGCAACTTGTCGTAGACCACTTCCTCGCCACCGTCGTCCGGCACGATCGTGATCTTGTAGAACTTCTCGCCCTCTTCGAGTTGCACCCGTCCGGCGACGTCGGCGATCGGCGCCTTGCCGCGCGGGATGCGGGCCTCGAACAGTTCCTGCACCCGTGGCAGACCGCCGGTGATGTCCTCACCGACACCACCCTGGTGGAAGGTGCGCATGGTCAGCTGGGTACCGGGCTCACCGATGGACTGGGCCGCGACGATGCCGACGGCCTCGCCGATGTCGACCAGCTTGCCGGTGGCCATCGACCGGCCGTAGCAGGTCGCGCACACGCCGGTTCCGGTGGCACAGGTCAGCACCGAGCGCACCTTGATCGCCGAGATACCGGCGCCCAGCAGGGCCTCGATCGACGGGTCGCCGAGGTCGTGGCCGCGCTCGATGACGACGTTGCCCTTCTCGTCGACCGCGTCGACCGCCAACGTGCGGGCGTACGCCGAGGTCTCGATGAACGGGTCGCGAATCAGCGATCCGTCCGCAGCGACCTCGGCCAGCTCCACCATGATGCCGCGCTCGGTGCCGCAGTCGTGCTCGCGCACGATCACGTCCTGCGACACGTCCACCAGACGACGGGTCAGGTAGCCCGAGTCGGCGGTACGCAACGCGGTGTCCGCCAAGCCCTTTCGGGCGCCGTGGGTGTTGATGAAGTACTCCAGCACCGTCAGGCCCTCACGGAACGAGGACTTGATCGGCCGCGGGATGAACTCACCCTTGGGGTTGGTCACCAAACCCTTCATGCCGGCCAGCGTCCGGGTCTGGGTGAAGTTACCCGTCGCACCGGAATCGACGATGGTGATGATCGGGTTGTCGGCCGGGTAGTGGTCACGCAGCGCCTGACCCACCTCCTCGGTGGCTTCCTTCCAGATCTCCACCAGCGCCTCGTTGCGCTCGTCGTGGTTGAGCGCGCCACGCTGGAACTGCTTTTCGACCTTGTCGGCGCGCTCCTCGTAGGAGTCCAAGATCTCCTTCTTGCGCGGCGGCACCAGCACGTCGGCCATCGAGACCGTGACCCCCGAACGGGTGGCCCAGTAGAAGCCGGCGTCCTTGAGCTTGTCCACGGTCTGGGCGACCACGATCATCGGGTAGCGCTCGGCCAGGTCGTTGATGATGACGGCCTGAACCTTCTTGTGCATCTGCTTGTTCACGAACGGATACCCGGTCGGCAGCAGCTCGTTGAACATCACCCGGCCCAGCGTGGTCTCGGCCATCCAGGCACCGCCCGGACGCCAGCCGTTCTCGCCGAACAGCTCGGTCTCGACCGCGGCCGGGGGCCGCAGCTGGTCCAGCCGCACCTTGATCTTGGCCCGCACCGAGAGCGCACCGCGGTCGACGGCCATGATCGCCTCGGCCGGCGAGGAGTACACGCCGCTCTCCGGGCGGTCCTTGGCGGCC
This is a stretch of genomic DNA from Mycolicibacter terrae. It encodes these proteins:
- a CDS encoding glutamate--cysteine ligase, with the protein product MGDEVKSSDYSRTQRQLYRRKIQQCLDVFETMLAQSSFDCDQPLTGMEIEANLVGGDYRPVMANSDVLAAIDDPAYQRELGAYNIELNVPPRPLPGRLGLELEAEVRASLNAAEAKAHADGARIVTIGILPTLMPEHLTGDWMSDSARYAALNDSIFAARGEDLAIDIDGPEPLTLRAPTIAPESACTSMQLHLQVSPAQFADHWNAAQVLAGPQLALGANSPYFFGHRLWAETRVEVFAQSTDTRPDELKNQGVRPRVWFGERWITSIFDLFEENVRYFPSLLPEVSEEDPVAELAQGRTPQLAELRLHNGTVYRWNRPVYDVVDGRPHLRVENRVLPSGPTVADMLANAIFYYGLLRRMARERRPLWTQMSFAVAHDNFRAAARHGMEARLYWPELGEVGVQELTRRELLPMARQGLDEWGVAPEVSERFLGIIEGRVASGRNGATWQVSTVQALQAQGASRPDALVEMLRRYCAHMHTNQPVHTWELA
- a CDS encoding DNA-directed RNA polymerase subunit beta', translated to MLDVNFFDELRIGLATAEDIRQWSYGEVKKPETINYRTLKPEKDGLFCEKIFGPTRDWECYCGKYKRVRFKGIICERCGVEVTRAKVRRERMGHIELAAPVTHIWYFKGVPSRLGYLLDLAPKDLEKIIYFAAYVITAVDTEMRHNELSTLEAEMVVEKKAVEDQRDADLEARAQKLEADLAELEAEGAKADVRRKVRDGGEREMRQLRDRAQRELDRLDNIWDTFVKLAPKQLIVDETVYRELVDRYGEYFTGAMGAESIQKLIETFDIDAEAESLRDTIKNGKGQKKLRALKRLKVVAAFQQSGNSPMGMVLDAVPVIPPELRPMVQLDGGRFATSDLNDLYRRVINRNNRLKRLIDLGAPEIIVNNEKRMLQESVDALFDNGRRGRPVTGPGNRPLKSLSDLLKGKQGRFRQNLLGKRVDYSGRSVIVVGPQLKLHQCGLPKLMALELFKPFVMKRLVDLNHAQNIKSAKRMVERQRPQVWDVLEEVIAEHPVLLNRAPTLHRLGIQAFEPQLVEGKAIQLHPLVCEAFNADFDGDQMAVHLPLSAEAQAEARILMLSSNNILSPASGRPLAMPRLDMVTGLYYLTTEVEGDTGEYTPAAKDRPESGVYSSPAEAIMAVDRGALSVRAKIKVRLDQLRPPAAVETELFGENGWRPGGAWMAETTLGRVMFNELLPTGYPFVNKQMHKKVQAVIINDLAERYPMIVVAQTVDKLKDAGFYWATRSGVTVSMADVLVPPRKKEILDSYEERADKVEKQFQRGALNHDERNEALVEIWKEATEEVGQALRDHYPADNPIITIVDSGATGNFTQTRTLAGMKGLVTNPKGEFIPRPIKSSFREGLTVLEYFINTHGARKGLADTALRTADSGYLTRRLVDVSQDVIVREHDCGTERGIMVELAEVAADGSLIRDPFIETSAYARTLAVDAVDEKGNVVIERGHDLGDPSIEALLGAGISAIKVRSVLTCATGTGVCATCYGRSMATGKLVDIGEAVGIVAAQSIGEPGTQLTMRTFHQGGVGEDITGGLPRVQELFEARIPRGKAPIADVAGRVQLEEGEKFYKITIVPDDGGEEVVYDKLPKRQRLRVFKHEDGSERLLADGDHVEVGQQLMEGSADPHEVLRVQGPREVQIHLVKEVQQVYRAQGVSIHDKHIEVIVRQMLRRVTIIDSGATEFLPGSLTERAEFETENRRVVAEGGEPAAGRPVLMGITKASLATDSWLSAASFQETTRVLTDAAINCRSDKLQGLKENVIIGKLIPAGTGINRYRNIAVQPTEEARAAAYTIPSYEDQYYSPDFGAATGAAVPLDDYGYSDYR